A window from Physeter macrocephalus isolate SW-GA chromosome 11, ASM283717v5, whole genome shotgun sequence encodes these proteins:
- the ENKUR gene encoding enkurin isoform X2 has translation MKTMGPAKLEVPSPKDFLKKHSKEKTLPPKKKFERNEPRKPPVPLRTDHPVMGIQSEKNFINTNAADVIMGVAKKPKPIYVDKRTGDKHDLETSGLVPKYINKKGYGVTPEYIRKRNEEVKKAQEEYDNYIQENLREAAMKRLSDEEREAVLQGLKKNWEEVHKEFQSLSVFIDSIPKKIRKQKLEEKMKQLEHDIGVLEKHKIIYIANK, from the exons aTGAAAACTATGGGACCAGCAAAACTTGAAGTACCTTCTCCAAAGGACTTCCTGAAGaaacattcaaaggaaaaaactcTACCGCCCA aaaaaaagtttgaaCGGAATGAGCCCAGAAAGCCTCCTGTGCCATTGAGGACGGACCATCCAGTCATGGGAATacagagtgaaaaaaattttataaatacaaatgCAGCCGATGTCATTATGGGAGTGGCTAAAAAACCTAAACCAATTTATGTTGACAAAAGAACTGGAGACAAGCATGACCTTGAAACTTCAGGACTAGTTCCAAAGTACATCAATAAAAAG GGTTATGGTGTCACGCCTGAATATATACGTAAGCGAAATGAAGAAGTGAAGAAAGCCCAGGAAGAATATGATAACTATATCCAGGAAAACCTCAGGGAAGCAGCTATGAAAAGGCTATCTGATGAAGAAAGGGAGGCAGTTCTGCAG GGGCTGAAAAAGAACTGGGAAGAAGTACATAAGGAGTTTCAGTCCCTCTCGGTCTTCATCGACTCCATACCAAAGAAGATTCGCaagcagaagctggaagaaaagaTGAAGCAGCTGGAACACGACATTGGTGTCCTCGAAAAGcacaaaattatttatattgcTAATAAGTaa
- the ENKUR gene encoding enkurin isoform X1 produces the protein MDPSCSSESVYNLIPGDWKEPPPPPRYVSVFKAAVKDDKQKFKTAMKTMGPAKLEVPSPKDFLKKHSKEKTLPPKKKFERNEPRKPPVPLRTDHPVMGIQSEKNFINTNAADVIMGVAKKPKPIYVDKRTGDKHDLETSGLVPKYINKKGYGVTPEYIRKRNEEVKKAQEEYDNYIQENLREAAMKRLSDEEREAVLQGLKKNWEEVHKEFQSLSVFIDSIPKKIRKQKLEEKMKQLEHDIGVLEKHKIIYIANK, from the exons ATGGATCCATCGTGCTCTTCTGAGAGCGTTTATAACCTCATACCCGGTGACTGGAAGGAGCCTCCCCCGCCTCCTAG gtaTGTATCAGTTTTTAAGGCAGCTGTAAAAGATGacaagcaaaaatttaaaactgcaaTGAAAACTATGGGACCAGCAAAACTTGAAGTACCTTCTCCAAAGGACTTCCTGAAGaaacattcaaaggaaaaaactcTACCGCCCA aaaaaaagtttgaaCGGAATGAGCCCAGAAAGCCTCCTGTGCCATTGAGGACGGACCATCCAGTCATGGGAATacagagtgaaaaaaattttataaatacaaatgCAGCCGATGTCATTATGGGAGTGGCTAAAAAACCTAAACCAATTTATGTTGACAAAAGAACTGGAGACAAGCATGACCTTGAAACTTCAGGACTAGTTCCAAAGTACATCAATAAAAAG GGTTATGGTGTCACGCCTGAATATATACGTAAGCGAAATGAAGAAGTGAAGAAAGCCCAGGAAGAATATGATAACTATATCCAGGAAAACCTCAGGGAAGCAGCTATGAAAAGGCTATCTGATGAAGAAAGGGAGGCAGTTCTGCAG GGGCTGAAAAAGAACTGGGAAGAAGTACATAAGGAGTTTCAGTCCCTCTCGGTCTTCATCGACTCCATACCAAAGAAGATTCGCaagcagaagctggaagaaaagaTGAAGCAGCTGGAACACGACATTGGTGTCCTCGAAAAGcacaaaattatttatattgcTAATAAGTaa